The following is a genomic window from Elaeis guineensis isolate ETL-2024a chromosome 10, EG11, whole genome shotgun sequence.
CGTGAAAGAAGGTTTATGTAGTGATCTTAACACTAAGCATCCTAGATTCAGACTGAATTAATCCAATTGGTCAAATAAGTATAAGATTGATGGGAGGCTCTTCATACTTTCATAacaatcctaattaagtaaccaccactCTTgaacacttgcctagacaccaatcgATTAATGAACTCCAAACTTCGTTCACTTTTGGTTTCcaccactatgacttaatataattttttaaggaGGGCTTtgtggtctcatgcacatcctatctTTAGCCATTCATAATGATGCATAAACATACTTAATCATGATAACATAGTTTAAAGTAATGCATCTAGACATATCTTTAAGATagattagggtttggatgttcaatcggattcAACTCTTGGCCTGACTTGAATCAAATCGAAACCTTAACTGATCACAATCCACATTATATATTAATCTTTGATTGTAttaatcaaggtaggctctgatactactgttagatTTCGGTGGCATAGTGGAAGGtccaggtgtttaaaattttttattcaaacacCTAGGTGCATTGAAACCCTAAAACCCAGGAACCCTTGATAATATCACTCAAAGCATCAATATACAAGAAGTATTAGGAAGCATATCTTTTTAAATTCtaatttgatgaaaaattactTTCACAAGGTACACAAGGAtctaccctccaatggtgatccatacagaaATCGATCTAAGGACAACGCTCCTTAAACTTTACTTTAAGAGTTTTAGCCCTAGAACTCGAATAGCCTCACACCaatcaggtttcttcaagaacttgaTTTCACTCTCTCGAAGACTCTCTTTTAAACTTCTAAACCTCTCCTTCAAAACCATCTTTACCTTTGTCTGGACTAGAATAAGGCTTTTCTCAAATTTAGAAAACCTTGTCCTAAGACGAGGGAGAGAAAGGAAAGTCTTGTCTTAGACTAGGAGGAGACTCGAGAAGAGATTTTTGGAATGATCTGAAACCCAATACTGTGGGCCCTTTTATAGGTGAATAAGGGGTGCATGGAGAAGAGTCATAACTCTTCCTTAAATCCTTTGAAGGTGGTGTGTCCAAAAAGAAGCATCCTTCTAGCATAAGGACTCTACACGACCTTCCACTTCACCCCACACGTGCTACATTAAGGGATGCTTTTGGCATCCTTCCACTTCTAGATAAGCTTGAAATTTTGCCACGTTTATCCTTATTTGAATAAGGATTCAAATGGTATGaatatcagatatggcatgccaCCTTCTGCTTATGGTAGGACTCTTCACATGATGAGTCGcatgatttcttttctttctgtgcACACCCCTTCATTCCAAAATTTCTCCACACCAAAATAAGTCCAAAAGAAATATATCTCAACCTTTGAGATGTGTGCCAAAGAGTGGAGGATGATATGGGCTATCACACGAGTCTTAAtcccaaagcagaaggactcttagccctTCTCCATGCGCCATAGTGCACGCCCATCAATTCTGCATGCCAAAAGTCCTACCTAGTTAGGACTCTATCTTATGGCACCCAATGAGGCTATATGGCGCCATCTAATGGCTGTTACACCCAGATCCAAACTCAAATTAGGCTATGGCTCAATTTAGTTTGATCAAAAAGTAAAATTCGAATCGAATCGAATCTGATTCAAGGAGCTAgcgtttccacatgtgctagcatgcttaccaaaaattcgattggatccaaaatttcaatcaaccaaaTCAAATGGGTCCTTAATCAATTGCCTTATGtatatgacccattggattccacatctaattAGTAGTAGATCCAGATgtaaattgacttaatttgattagaaccctTCATATTAATTAAGGTTCAAATCATACCGATCCAAatttagcaattagaactctttctaattgatgatcgaattaaactctttaattcaatcaaacctacaagtcaagattgatatctataatgtatcataactatttagaagatataaaatttgataaaaatatcaaatatatctttcagtAGTAAGtgaccgtataattcaatccctCGAGCATCCTGCATTCCaaatatgttcataagtatggaatcatgtcaaactcaaacacatattcatatcgatttttcatcaatcaatgatgactctaatgatgaagctttagaaattatttttaatcttcatcttactttggtcaaagactttctaaatcatctagagatgagaatgcataggatgtcatctcctcttactaggagtaatcAATTCCTTGTTGAtcgactcacaaccttcatacatattctatcatatccagaacatcccctACATGTCTTTATGtcatgcctaggtatgaaccaaaatatagattcatatgtaaaagatttcatggtggtcttaggtctaaggatcacttgcacagttttcacttagagaaccatcttttgatatgtaagtaaggctccataagatattctctgtcGATGAGTCAatttaatgaactcattctctaataagtatcgatatttttatattagtatcccacataaGTAACTTATaaaatcagccaccctctccatcgagtatacatagaatGTGCCGATCTTTTTGGAACATTGATCTTCGATTCAATGTTcttgaaatattttagattaagattttagggttTTAGGTTTCGCAGATATGAACTCTTCAtggtcctaaaaccattatcctaatctatagggttcatcataatcttaaatattaTAAGATGTAGCtataatgatgaatcaatgcttcATTTCATTAATAAATGAATAATGTCATTACATAAGTTAGAAGTTTACAAAGAAAAGTCTCATCGTATCACTCAtgagattggcttgtagggcactcttctttcaggtCATGCCACCTCAACCAAAATCATTGAGACTCATCCTTAGAAATCCTAGATTGGTGGAAACATCGATGTGGATCTTAATGATGAGCACCATCAAATCTGTCATGGAGTATCAAGATGAAGCAATTATCTCATCAGCTCCTGTCTGGCCCTTAGCTTGGCATACCACCAATCTCTGGATCGATATCTCATCAATGACAAGAATGAAGCCCTATGACCAATAACCGATAAAGACCCCACCAACCTCCATGTCGAGATCCCGCCGACCACAAAAGACAAGATCCCATAATTCGTCTTGGTGCAGATCTAATCAGAATGGCACCTCTACCATGGGCCGACCTTAGTCCACCGACTAGTTAAGTCACATGGGCAATTAAATGGAATATCCCAATAAACTTTCATAACGTGACCACCTGATCTATCAGACACCCATAACTAATAACTTAGTTAGTAAGTGGATTTCTTATCCTAATAACTTGTGGGTTGAGGCGTAACAAGTTCCGACACctctttatataaaaataataaaagaatttTAAAAGGTACAGACATGCAATGCTAAGCTAAGTTATACTAAGCTCCCATATTCTCTCTCACTTCTATTGTACTCAAGTTCTTACTAACTTAAACATCGGAGGATCCCCTATGGAGCACCCCCTCCGGCATGAGTGGATTTATCTTGCAAATCTCTGATGGCATCTCGGTGACTAAATGGACGTACCTCATTCGCCACATTAGTTCTCTCAAAGTCTCGATGCAATGGtctgtattaatttttttaattaaaatttataaaaaaaatctcttgTTTTGTCTGTACAGTCTGTCCCTGTTATCTAGTTGTTTGCGAGAAAGGAACCCATGACCTATGGGCTATGGGACATCGTCAGGCCTTCCAGTTTGGACCAAGTCTAACAGTTATAACCGGAATcctgtccttttttttttgccttgGTACTGAGGAATCCTGTCCTTCGTAGGATCACATGAGAACATTAATTCTATGCTGTAGGCCTCTAGTATGAGCTCGTGGTCAAGGAGACGCCCACAGAATCATGTCAGGCACCCGGCAAAATTTTTCCTTTTTTCGTCCTTTTACTTATCTTCTGTTTTGTTTTGATTCCAGGCTGTTTACAAGCCAAGTTTTAACCACAAAAAATACTCATGATAACAATGCAAAGGTTGGCCAAAATCTTGTTATAGTAAACTTAAACCATAACTATGACCAGGAAAGCTTCGTTTTAAGGCAGGATAGCAGATATAGTATCATACCAAACACATATTAGGAGCAAATTGTGTGAAGACTGCAAGTGCTATTATTATTTCATCGACAAACTAAATAACCACCATTTGATCTGCTAATAATACCTCAAGAATGTACACCAACTTGAATATGCAGAGTAAACAAAGAATCCCAGATAAGTTGTATGTTTTTGCCTTCCAAAACAGATAATCTAtgtataaaataaaagaaatggaATCAGACTGAAGCAGGGGGTGAAGCAATGGAAGCTGGTGCAGCTGCTACATCCAATTTACTCACAGCCCCTCCAACGGCAGGGCCTGCTGCGGCACCAGAGCTGAGAATAACCATCATTGACCGATGAGGATTCACTCGCCGAGCCTCGCACAAGTCAGGCAGGAACACACCTGTTACAAATTAATATCATCATATCGTCAAACACTACTTATTGCCTTACTTCCATTCTCTATTCTAtaagtgtatgtgtgtgtgtgtgtgtgtgtgtgtgtgtatagactGACCAAAGCTACCAGTCACATATAAATGCCGAGCTAGAGGCGTTATTTAATTTAGGCCCCACACATTCGGCCTGCCTTGATGATACAGTCCAATATGGGCTATTTTGTAGAAACATTAGCCTATTGGGCTGGTTAGTTGTCTTATGATGACACGTCTAGAACCACTGAGGCCTGAATTGGAGCCGAAGAATTTCTGAGCTTGAAACCGGCGGGTGATGGTCAAAACCACGCGCAATGGCTCATGGCATGTGTTTGCTGCGTGACCAAACAGGACTGGACCCGACGGAAATAGGCCGTAGCCCTGGGTTCAACCCGGTTTCAAATGGTTCAGAATGGGCTCGATCAGATCAACAAACGCTTAAGATCTGGCCAACCGGAAACTAAAATATTTAGAAGCAAACACGTTGGGCACCGACTTTCTTTCTAAAAGAATGTTGTGTAAATAATCAAAATGTTTCAGGTtcgatttccttttttttttgggggagaAACAGATTCGATTTCCTTTAACCCAATTCTAAGCCGATAGGTCCTGATTAGCGGACACTGGGTTCATCTTTTAACTCGGTTTTCTTGAGTCGCAAGTCCGAACGGGATTCGGACAAGAAAGAAAACGTTAAAAAGGTAAAAGGTCGATCCCTTAGCATTTTTCCTAGGTTTTCTTTTCTATTACTCTCGTTTTCCTAGGTTAATGTGACGCGCCGATAAGTTTGAGCAATATAACCGATACGTCATATACGTTATTGCGTTTTGTTTTTTTGTTATCTTACCTTCGCCGGCGGCGAGGTTGAAGTAGAGGTCGATGATGTTTGGGCAGTTCTCGTGGCATGCCGGAGAGCAGAGTTTCTCGGTGAACTGCGGCTCGAGGAGCGAGTCGGACGAGATCCCGACGGAGTTACGGTCCGCGCCGCACGCTCTCACGCACTCGTCGGTCTCTATCCAATCGGACATCCGCTCCACCACCACCTCGGACGTCCGGCACTGGTATTCGGTGGGCCGCCCGCTGTGCTGCGTGCTCTCCAGCACGCACCTCTTCGACGATGACGATATCGCAAACGCGCACAGGTCCTGCGGCAAATCCTCGCATAC
Proteins encoded in this region:
- the LOC105034670 gene encoding uncharacterized protein, which produces MASSSYSKMMAFSLLLSLFLHLPSTSAGVVCEDLPQDLCAFAISSSSKRCVLESTQHSGRPTEYQCRTSEVVVERMSDWIETDECVRACGADRNSVGISSDSLLEPQFTEKLCSPACHENCPNIIDLYFNLAAGEGVFLPDLCEARRVNPHRSMMVILSSGAAAGPAVGGAVSKLDVAAAPASIASPPASV